In Acidovorax sp. 106, the following proteins share a genomic window:
- a CDS encoding zinc ribbon domain-containing protein, with product MNQPPNSPLSPSPLRTDNPYSIYRLPEALTCWPAMTVMAAAFLVAALVFALGGFMARMWLGFMPLFALAAVVVGMAGVSGAGACLSDLARRRPYRGLVGYFMAGLLCLPKLLGAGLVMGLGVLAVFLALAVVFFVCKIPVLGPLLLVVVVPVAVLLMAALMLALYVASSIVGPALWDGERVMHSLSIAWHITRKYPFAAIGKIVGGMLLSAIFASMLFGLLTSASFTVGGMFAAVVGMGGGYGGGMGYGMGGGFNPLAIMMGGASGHVMGAGVGFSLVFALASAFVFLLPLMVGVLTWCEFSEKVDLGSIRDSADEALKEVNSKVADLKERAQAQAAAAAAAATAATTAHHTAAHSTANTANPASPAPAQAPAAEPVAPAAATPSVAPVVSATAAPAAPAAPACPQCHGEVQADDRFCEHCGHKLV from the coding sequence CTGGTGGCGGCCCTGGTGTTTGCGCTGGGTGGCTTCATGGCCCGCATGTGGCTGGGCTTCATGCCGCTGTTTGCGCTGGCGGCGGTGGTGGTGGGCATGGCGGGTGTCAGCGGGGCAGGCGCATGTCTGTCTGACCTGGCCCGGCGCCGCCCCTACCGGGGGCTGGTGGGGTACTTCATGGCCGGGCTGCTGTGCCTGCCCAAGCTGTTGGGCGCGGGCCTGGTGATGGGGCTGGGCGTGCTGGCCGTGTTCCTGGCCCTGGCCGTGGTGTTCTTTGTCTGCAAGATCCCGGTGCTGGGGCCATTGCTGCTGGTGGTGGTGGTGCCCGTAGCGGTGCTGCTGATGGCGGCGCTGATGCTGGCTTTGTATGTGGCCTCGTCCATCGTCGGGCCTGCGCTGTGGGACGGTGAGCGCGTCATGCACTCGCTGTCGATCGCTTGGCACATCACGCGCAAGTACCCGTTTGCGGCCATCGGCAAGATCGTGGGCGGCATGCTGCTGTCGGCCATCTTCGCCTCGATGCTGTTTGGTTTGCTCACCTCGGCCTCGTTCACCGTGGGCGGCATGTTCGCAGCCGTGGTGGGCATGGGCGGTGGCTATGGAGGGGGCATGGGCTACGGTATGGGTGGTGGCTTCAACCCCCTGGCCATCATGATGGGCGGTGCTTCCGGGCACGTGATGGGTGCGGGCGTGGGCTTCAGCCTGGTGTTTGCTTTGGCTTCGGCGTTTGTCTTCTTGCTGCCGCTGATGGTGGGCGTGCTCACCTGGTGCGAGTTTTCTGAGAAGGTGGACCTGGGCAGCATCCGTGACTCTGCAGACGAAGCCCTCAAAGAAGTGAACAGCAAGGTGGCGGACCTCAAGGAACGAGCCCAGGCCCAAGCGGCGGCTGCTGCAGCGGCTGCCACGGCGGCCACTACCGCACACCACACTGCGGCCCACAGCACAGCGAATACGGCAAACCCGGCCAGCCCTGCGCCAGCCCAGGCCCCTGCGGCAGAGCCCGTGGCGCCTGCCGCTGCTACGCCCTCGGTGGCTCCGGTGGTATCCGCCACGGCTGCGCCTGCGGCACCCGCAGCTCCAGCTTGCCCCCAGTGCCACGGCGAGGTACAGGCCGACGACCGCTTTTGCGAGCACTGCGGCCACAAGCTGGTGTGA
- a CDS encoding PPK2 family polyphosphate kinase, with amino-acid sequence MPSPHAHDALWGTVRHSLAPRWAPWQPEPGKPFALDAIDPGAKPFSTGSKAEDKAAVEALAVELDALQNLFYADKRYKLLVVLQGTDTSGKDGTIRGVFGRMSALGVHAVGWKAPTEHELAHDYLWRIHQQVPQAGDITVFNRSHCEDVLVPVVNGWITPEQHQQRLAHINDFERMLSETGTIVLKFLLHIGFDEQRERLQERLDDPAKHWKFSMGDIEARKQWGDYRRAYDTLLAATHTPWAPWTIVPANSKTHRNLMIATVLRAVLQGLALRYPTGDAALEHFTVE; translated from the coding sequence ATGCCCTCACCCCATGCCCATGACGCCCTTTGGGGCACCGTACGCCACAGCCTGGCCCCGCGCTGGGCGCCCTGGCAGCCCGAGCCGGGCAAGCCGTTTGCGCTGGACGCCATCGACCCCGGCGCCAAGCCCTTTTCTACCGGCAGCAAGGCCGAAGACAAAGCCGCCGTAGAAGCCCTGGCCGTAGAGCTGGATGCCTTGCAAAACCTGTTTTATGCCGACAAGCGCTACAAGCTGCTGGTGGTGCTGCAGGGCACCGACACCTCGGGCAAGGACGGCACCATTCGCGGCGTGTTTGGCCGCATGAGCGCCCTGGGTGTGCATGCCGTGGGCTGGAAGGCGCCCACCGAGCACGAGCTGGCGCACGACTACCTCTGGCGCATCCACCAGCAGGTGCCGCAGGCGGGCGATATCACCGTGTTCAACCGCAGCCACTGCGAAGACGTGCTGGTGCCCGTGGTCAACGGCTGGATCACGCCCGAGCAGCACCAGCAGCGTCTGGCGCACATCAACGACTTTGAGCGCATGCTCAGCGAGACGGGCACCATCGTGCTCAAATTTTTGCTGCACATTGGTTTTGACGAGCAGCGCGAGCGGCTGCAAGAACGCCTGGACGACCCGGCCAAGCACTGGAAGTTCAGCATGGGCGACATTGAGGCGCGCAAGCAGTGGGGCGACTACCGCCGCGCCTACGACACGCTGCTGGCCGCCACGCACACGCCCTGGGCACCGTGGACCATCGTTCCCGCCAATTCCAAAACCCACCGTAACCTGATGATTGCCACCGTGCTGCGTGCGGTGCTGCAGGGGCTGGCGCTGCGCTACCCCACGGGCGACGCGGCGCTGGAGCATTTCACGGTGGAGTGA
- a CDS encoding TonB-dependent siderophore receptor — protein MHSLIHRPARHPRLSAIAHASLVLCAFTATAALAQQAATPAASAEASPALTEVQVRETSGSSGYQGAQRNTAATRTDTPLIETPQSVRVVPQQLMQDLGARRLADTVDFVSGITRLNDFGGTWDNYAIRGFSNTDGGQLLNGFASNRGYGPQRDVASVERVEFLKGPAAALYGSSEPGGTLNVVTKKPQFTAANKAGVQVGTLGYRRTTLDSTGPLGTDVAYRLNVAAEDGASRSNLVDNRKMVVAPAITWNLSSNTVLNYEAEFIRIRTPLDRGLVQVNGNVGALPRDRFLSEPDRGNLHVNGDTHQITLDHDLGSGWRTRLGASYRETELYGNAVDFGTGQLGVLGSDGRTLARSDSWRTLPSRDTSVQAEVEGKVTTGALRHTVLAGVDSWRLTSGQDIRYSTQKYPIDIYNPTYGTVTGSTLAQGYLLNDRLRATGLFAQDQIDLSAQWKLLAGVRFDSYHQDNQDLMAGTRQVNSYSATTPRIGLTYLIDANTSVYASVGRSFRPNAGTDEKGNAFDPQKGKAFELGAKWQSPDQRLNANVAVFDIRKTNVLTRSPTNANFSIAAGEVRSRGLELDVAGQIDTHWRMTANLAYTDTEVTRDNNAALLGKRLLNVPRVSAGLFAIREDQAPWGGRYGIGGGLVHVGERTGTATDAYRLPAYTTARITSYWQIDKRTRLTLDVQNLFDKTYYTASWGNLTVIPGLGRQVVAGVQVAF, from the coding sequence ATGCACTCCCTGATCCATCGGCCTGCGCGCCATCCCCGCCTTTCGGCCATTGCCCACGCCAGCCTGGTGCTGTGCGCCTTCACCGCCACAGCGGCCCTGGCCCAGCAGGCAGCGACCCCTGCGGCCTCTGCCGAGGCCAGCCCCGCCTTGACTGAAGTGCAGGTGCGCGAAACCTCGGGCAGCAGCGGCTACCAGGGCGCGCAGCGCAACACCGCCGCCACGCGCACCGACACGCCGCTCATCGAAACGCCGCAGTCCGTGCGCGTGGTGCCCCAGCAGCTCATGCAAGACCTGGGCGCCCGCCGCCTGGCCGACACGGTGGACTTTGTCAGCGGCATCACCCGCCTCAACGACTTTGGTGGCACGTGGGACAACTACGCCATTCGTGGCTTCAGCAACACCGATGGCGGGCAACTGCTCAACGGCTTTGCCTCTAACCGGGGCTATGGCCCGCAGCGCGACGTGGCCAGCGTAGAGCGCGTGGAGTTCCTCAAGGGCCCCGCCGCCGCCTTGTACGGCAGCAGCGAGCCCGGTGGCACGCTCAATGTGGTCACCAAAAAGCCCCAGTTCACCGCCGCCAACAAGGCGGGCGTGCAGGTGGGCACCCTGGGCTATCGGCGTACCACGCTCGACAGCACCGGCCCGCTGGGCACGGACGTGGCCTACCGCCTGAACGTGGCGGCTGAAGACGGCGCCAGCCGCTCGAACCTGGTGGACAACCGCAAGATGGTGGTGGCCCCGGCCATCACCTGGAACCTGAGCTCCAACACGGTGCTGAACTACGAGGCCGAATTCATCCGCATCCGCACCCCGCTGGACCGGGGCCTGGTGCAGGTCAACGGCAATGTGGGGGCCCTGCCACGCGACCGCTTCCTGAGCGAGCCCGACCGGGGCAACCTGCATGTCAATGGCGACACGCACCAGATCACGCTGGACCATGACCTGGGCAGCGGCTGGCGCACTCGCTTGGGCGCGTCGTACCGCGAAACCGAGCTGTACGGCAACGCCGTGGACTTTGGCACGGGCCAGCTGGGCGTGCTGGGCAGCGATGGCCGCACCCTGGCGCGCAGCGACAGCTGGCGCACCCTGCCCTCGCGGGACACTTCGGTGCAAGCCGAGGTGGAAGGCAAGGTCACCACCGGTGCGCTGCGCCACACGGTGCTGGCAGGCGTAGATTCGTGGCGACTGACCTCGGGCCAGGACATCCGTTATTCCACGCAAAAGTACCCCATCGACATCTACAATCCCACGTATGGCACCGTCACCGGCAGCACCTTGGCGCAGGGCTACCTGCTCAATGACCGCCTGCGCGCCACCGGCCTGTTTGCGCAAGACCAGATCGACCTGAGCGCCCAGTGGAAGCTGTTGGCGGGCGTGCGTTTTGACAGCTACCACCAGGACAACCAAGACCTGATGGCGGGCACGCGCCAGGTGAACTCGTACTCGGCCACCACGCCACGCATCGGCCTGACTTACCTAATCGACGCCAACACCTCGGTCTACGCGTCTGTGGGCCGCTCGTTCCGCCCCAATGCGGGCACCGACGAAAAAGGCAATGCGTTTGATCCGCAAAAGGGCAAGGCCTTCGAGCTGGGCGCCAAGTGGCAGTCACCCGACCAGCGCCTGAACGCCAACGTGGCGGTGTTCGACATTCGCAAGACCAACGTGCTCACCCGCAGCCCCACCAATGCCAACTTCAGCATTGCCGCTGGCGAAGTGCGCAGCCGGGGGCTGGAGCTGGATGTGGCCGGGCAAATCGACACGCACTGGCGCATGACGGCCAACCTGGCCTACACCGACACCGAAGTCACCCGCGACAACAACGCCGCGCTGCTGGGAAAGCGCCTGCTGAACGTGCCCCGCGTCAGCGCCGGGCTGTTCGCCATCCGCGAAGACCAAGCCCCCTGGGGCGGTCGCTACGGCATTGGCGGTGGGCTGGTGCATGTGGGCGAGCGCACAGGCACTGCCACCGACGCCTACCGCCTGCCCGCCTACACCACGGCGCGCATCACCAGCTACTGGCAAATCGACAAGCGCACGCGCCTGACGCTGGACGTGCAAAACCTGTTCGACAAGACCTACTACACCGCCTCGTGGGGCAACCTGACGGTGATTCCAGGTCTGGGCCGCCAAGTGGTGGCGGGCGTGCAAGTGGCATTCTGA
- a CDS encoding LysR family transcriptional regulator, whose amino-acid sequence MAFSSDSVQVFLAALDHGSFSAAARALSRVPSAVSMTIAHLEAELAVQLFDRSGREPRPTAAARALEPQARLLAGQLQQLNAQALALTQGLEERLTLAIAPELLASRWTAPLAALAHEYPLLQVEVLTAPQVDALALLHSGRAQLALVFERPSIDGREGFQEVGTETLVAVMAPDHPVLQGARASALARGEPPERAMLREEHLTTTRQIVVASRDLAQTDPRFVFARHHWRTDNHLAALGLIEAGLGWGWQPRALVQPRIESGRLVEMPFENLSNGAALWVDVVWSKERPLGLGARRFVALMEGATAPGAQA is encoded by the coding sequence ATGGCCTTTTCTTCCGACAGCGTGCAGGTGTTCTTGGCAGCGCTGGACCACGGCTCGTTCTCGGCCGCGGCGCGGGCGCTGTCGCGGGTGCCTTCAGCGGTGAGCATGACCATCGCCCACCTGGAGGCCGAGCTGGCCGTGCAGCTGTTTGACCGCAGCGGGCGTGAGCCCCGGCCCACCGCTGCCGCAAGGGCGCTGGAGCCCCAGGCGCGGCTGCTGGCCGGGCAGCTGCAGCAGCTCAACGCCCAGGCGCTGGCACTGACGCAGGGGCTGGAGGAGCGCCTGACCCTGGCGATTGCGCCCGAGCTGCTGGCCTCGCGCTGGACGGCGCCGCTGGCCGCGCTGGCGCACGAGTACCCGCTGCTGCAGGTGGAAGTGCTGACGGCCCCGCAGGTGGATGCGCTGGCGCTGCTGCACAGTGGCCGCGCGCAGCTGGCGCTGGTGTTTGAGCGGCCCAGCATCGACGGGCGCGAGGGGTTTCAGGAAGTGGGCACCGAAACCCTGGTGGCCGTGATGGCGCCAGACCACCCGGTATTGCAGGGCGCACGCGCGTCGGCACTGGCCCGGGGCGAGCCGCCCGAGCGCGCCATGCTGCGCGAGGAGCACCTGACCACCACGCGCCAGATCGTGGTGGCCAGCCGCGACCTGGCGCAGACCGACCCGCGCTTTGTGTTTGCCCGCCACCACTGGCGCACCGACAACCACCTGGCCGCGCTGGGCCTGATCGAGGCCGGGCTGGGCTGGGGCTGGCAACCCCGCGCACTGGTGCAGCCGCGCATCGAATCAGGCCGGCTGGTGGAGATGCCGTTTGAGAACCTGAGCAACGGCGCCGCCCTGTGGGTGGACGTGGTGTGGTCCAAAGAGCGGCCCCTGGGCCTGGGGGCGCGGCGCTTTGTGGCGCTGATGGAAGGGGCCACCGCCCCTGGGGCGCAGGCCTGA
- a CDS encoding PACE efflux transporter: MTSNSLIQPLWRSLQGPKRRVLYVTLYELIAIAAATLGLAVLTGQGAGHSGVVAVAASAVAVVWNVVFNWAFERWEARQAVLGRGIGRRIAHAIGFEGGLVFTLVPLFAWWFNVSLWQAFVMDLALIVFFLCYTFVFNWVFDRVFGLPASAMGHAAA, from the coding sequence ATGACTTCCAACTCCCTGATTCAACCCCTGTGGCGCAGCCTGCAAGGCCCCAAGCGCCGCGTGCTGTACGTCACCCTGTACGAACTCATCGCCATTGCCGCCGCGACGCTGGGGCTGGCGGTGCTGACGGGGCAGGGCGCCGGGCACTCGGGCGTGGTGGCGGTGGCTGCGTCGGCAGTGGCCGTGGTGTGGAACGTGGTCTTCAACTGGGCCTTTGAGCGCTGGGAGGCCCGCCAGGCGGTGCTTGGGCGTGGCATCGGCCGCCGCATAGCCCATGCCATCGGGTTTGAAGGGGGGCTTGTCTTCACGCTGGTGCCGCTGTTTGCCTGGTGGTTCAACGTGAGCCTGTGGCAGGCCTTTGTGATGGACCTGGCGCTCATCGTCTTCTTCCTTTGCTACACCTTTGTCTTCAATTGGGTGTTTGACCGGGTGTTTGGCCTGCCCGCATCGGCCATGGGGCATGCGGCGGCCTGA
- a CDS encoding response regulator, whose translation MSDAETETQALAEAGPQPAPPAPQRVILVVDDALDTLRMLCDALAADGYAVLAARDAEEALQRFDITVPDGVLLDAVMPGMDGFALCRQLKATPPWSHVPVVFMTGLSDTEQILQGFASGGVDYVVKPLRIPEVLARLATHVRNAQATRLAREAVDVAGLGVVVLDGQGRVAWRSPQALRWLEAAFAAEPAPHDAAAAWLNRAQRTGGQTLALADGRQLLARHLGASGLAESMLLLSHAAPEAAAPRHLQQVALTPRETEVLSWLSKGKTNRDIADILGMSPRTVNKHLEHIFEKLGVETRTAAAAIAGQLLQA comes from the coding sequence ATGTCCGACGCCGAGACTGAAACCCAAGCCCTGGCCGAGGCTGGCCCCCAGCCCGCCCCCCCGGCGCCGCAGCGCGTGATCCTGGTGGTGGACGACGCGCTGGACACCCTGCGCATGCTGTGCGACGCCCTGGCCGCCGATGGCTACGCCGTGCTGGCCGCGCGCGATGCAGAGGAGGCCCTGCAGCGCTTTGACATCACCGTGCCCGACGGTGTGCTGCTCGATGCCGTCATGCCCGGCATGGACGGCTTTGCACTGTGCCGACAGCTCAAGGCCACACCGCCGTGGTCGCATGTGCCCGTGGTGTTCATGACGGGGCTGTCAGACACCGAACAAATCCTGCAAGGCTTTGCCAGCGGTGGCGTGGACTATGTGGTCAAGCCGCTGCGCATTCCCGAGGTGCTGGCACGGCTGGCCACCCATGTGCGCAACGCGCAGGCCACGCGGCTGGCGCGTGAGGCGGTGGATGTGGCCGGGCTGGGCGTGGTGGTGCTCGATGGCCAGGGCCGCGTGGCCTGGCGATCCCCCCAGGCCCTGCGCTGGCTCGAAGCCGCCTTTGCCGCAGAGCCTGCACCGCACGATGCGGCGGCGGCCTGGCTCAACCGCGCACAGCGCACGGGCGGGCAGACCCTGGCACTGGCTGATGGCCGCCAGTTGCTGGCGCGCCACCTGGGGGCCAGCGGCCTGGCCGAGTCGATGCTGCTGCTCAGCCATGCCGCCCCCGAGGCCGCTGCGCCGCGCCACCTGCAGCAGGTGGCATTGACCCCGCGCGAGACCGAGGTGCTGTCCTGGCTCAGCAAGGGCAAGACCAACCGCGACATTGCCGACATCCTGGGCATGAGCCCGCGCACGGTGAACAAGCACCTGGAGCACATCTTCGAAAAGCTGGGGGTCGAAACACGCACCGCTGCGGCGGCGATCGCAGGGCAGCTCTTGCAGGCTTGA